A DNA window from Selenomonas sp. oral taxon 126 contains the following coding sequences:
- the hemW gene encoding radical SAM family heme chaperone HemW, producing MSKKGWGIYAHIPYCVKKCAYCDFVSSAVGTSASVEMEDYAAALRAEILREALPLRARWGDVTTVYLGGGTPTALPAALLTQILATIREAAGEPLECTVEANPGTVDEEYLAQLRVAGANRLSLGVQSFDDRLLCAIGRIHTAEEARAAVRAARAAGFDNISLDLMYALPTQTLADLRRSVNEALALAPEHISVYGLIVEEGTPFAAAEAAGRLALPDEDAAEEMYDYLMAELPAHGYRRYEISNFARAGYESRHNLGYWQNVPYLGVGAAAHGYIDGVRWGNETDARRYIRAIHAGENVRTPEDAERTATNAMEEYAFLALRTAEGIDEADFCRTFGVNIDDVYSSVIEQQIGHKLLCRAQGHIALTAAGMKLGNEVFAAFLQEK from the coding sequence ATGAGTAAAAAAGGGTGGGGCATCTATGCCCACATCCCCTACTGCGTGAAAAAATGTGCATACTGCGACTTTGTTTCCTCTGCCGTCGGAACGTCTGCGTCAGTGGAGATGGAGGACTATGCGGCGGCGCTGCGGGCGGAGATTCTGCGCGAGGCGCTGCCGCTTCGCGCGCGTTGGGGCGATGTCACGACCGTCTACCTCGGCGGCGGCACGCCGACCGCACTGCCCGCCGCGCTCCTCACGCAGATCCTCGCTACCATCCGTGAGGCGGCGGGGGAGCCCCTTGAATGCACGGTAGAGGCGAACCCGGGCACGGTGGACGAGGAATATCTCGCGCAGCTCAGAGTGGCGGGCGCGAACCGCCTCAGCCTCGGCGTGCAGAGCTTTGACGACCGCCTCCTGTGCGCCATCGGGCGCATCCACACGGCAGAGGAGGCGCGCGCGGCAGTCCGCGCGGCACGCGCGGCGGGGTTTGACAACATCAGCCTCGACCTCATGTACGCGCTGCCCACGCAGACTCTTGCCGATCTCAGGCGGAGCGTCAACGAGGCACTTGCCCTCGCACCCGAACACATCTCCGTCTACGGGCTCATTGTCGAGGAGGGGACACCGTTTGCGGCGGCAGAGGCGGCGGGGCGGCTCGCGCTGCCCGACGAGGATGCGGCGGAGGAGATGTACGACTATCTGATGGCGGAGCTGCCCGCGCACGGCTATCGCCGCTATGAGATCTCGAACTTTGCACGCGCAGGCTATGAGAGCCGCCACAATCTCGGCTACTGGCAGAATGTGCCCTACCTCGGCGTCGGCGCGGCGGCGCACGGATACATCGACGGCGTACGTTGGGGGAATGAGACGGACGCACGCCGCTACATCCGCGCCATCCATGCGGGGGAAAATGTCCGCACGCCCGAGGATGCGGAGCGCACAGCGACGAACGCGATGGAGGAGTACGCCTTCCTCGCCCTGCGCACAGCAGAGGGGATTGATGAGGCTGATTTTTGCCGCACATTTGGCGTGAACATTGATGATGTTTATAGCTCTGTGATTGAACAGCAGATCGGCCACAAGCTGCTGTGCCGCGCGCAGGGGCATATCGCCCTTACGGCAGCGGGTATGAAGCTGGGCAACGAAGTCTTTGCCGCATTTTTGCAGGAGAAATGA
- a CDS encoding glutaredoxin, which translates to MKTLTMIEMAGCPYCANAHRAMDALRAEGGYEGVTVDFIDENREPEKTQPFAGQYYYVPSIFMDGEKLYEAQPGQSYDKIYAEVKHAFDAACEKTHNS; encoded by the coding sequence ATGAAAACATTGACCATGATCGAGATGGCGGGCTGCCCCTACTGCGCGAACGCACACCGCGCGATGGATGCACTGCGCGCCGAGGGCGGCTATGAGGGCGTAACGGTTGACTTCATCGACGAGAACCGCGAACCAGAGAAGACGCAGCCGTTTGCGGGGCAGTACTACTACGTGCCGAGCATCTTCATGGACGGCGAGAAGCTCTACGAGGCGCAGCCGGGACAGAGCTACGACAAGATCTACGCCGAGGTAAAGCACGCATTCGATGCAGCATGTGAGAAAACGCACAACTCATGA
- a CDS encoding OadG family protein — protein MHQPVTDNPFVIMFINMVIVFAVLTAIWGLIELTHRLDPTKKKAEPPAAAPARPAPAPAPAAPAAPAVPAGLSTETVAVIAAAVTACGYSAEQIHAIRPAEQPAWRNFGRASGMRTAR, from the coding sequence ATGCATCAACCCGTAACCGACAATCCATTTGTCATCATGTTCATCAACATGGTCATCGTCTTCGCGGTTCTGACTGCGATCTGGGGTCTTATCGAATTGACCCACAGACTCGATCCGACGAAGAAGAAGGCAGAGCCGCCTGCAGCGGCACCTGCCCGTCCCGCTCCCGCGCCTGCACCGGCAGCTCCTGCCGCTCCCGCAGTTCCTGCGGGGCTGTCCACCGAGACCGTTGCCGTCATTGCAGCAGCCGTTACCGCCTGTGGCTACAGCGCCGAGCAGATCCACGCGATCCGTCCCGCCGAGCAGCCCGCATGGCGCAACTTCGGCCGCGCAAGCGGCATGCGTACCGCGCGCTAA
- a CDS encoding sodium ion-translocating decarboxylase subunit beta, translating into MDFINAFTVSLQAVVEGSGFIGMTGGNVIMIIVGLVLLYLAFARDFEPLLLSPIAFGCILANIPFNGFEEPGVMSAIGMGIKYEIFPPLIFLGVGAMTDFGPLIARPSSLLMGAAAQFGVFIALLGAMLLGFTAQEAGSIGIIGGADGPTSIYLATKMAPHLLGAIAVAAYTYMALVPLIQPPVMQLLTSKKEREVIMEQAREVTKFERIAFPIVSTIFISLLLPSITALLGMLMLGNLFRESGVTDRLSDTAQNALINTVTIFLALGTGLTMSAESFLVKETILIICLGLVAFIFGTAAGVVLGKIMCRATGWKVNPLIGSAGVSAVPMAARVSQIVGIKAKPGNYLLMHAMGPNVAGVIGTAVAAGTMLAMLM; encoded by the coding sequence ATGGATTTTATCAACGCATTTACCGTCTCCCTGCAGGCCGTTGTCGAGGGGAGCGGATTCATTGGCATGACCGGCGGCAACGTCATCATGATCATCGTCGGTCTCGTCCTGCTCTATCTCGCGTTTGCACGCGACTTCGAGCCACTGCTCCTCAGCCCGATTGCATTCGGCTGTATCCTCGCGAACATCCCGTTCAACGGCTTTGAGGAGCCGGGCGTCATGTCCGCCATCGGCATGGGTATCAAATACGAGATCTTCCCACCGCTCATCTTCCTTGGCGTCGGCGCAATGACCGACTTCGGTCCTCTGATTGCGCGTCCGTCGAGTCTCCTCATGGGCGCGGCGGCACAGTTCGGCGTGTTCATCGCCCTCCTCGGCGCGATGCTCCTCGGCTTTACGGCGCAGGAGGCAGGATCCATCGGCATCATCGGCGGTGCGGACGGCCCGACCTCGATCTACCTCGCCACGAAGATGGCGCCGCATCTCTTGGGCGCAATCGCTGTTGCGGCATATACCTACATGGCGCTCGTGCCGCTCATCCAGCCGCCCGTCATGCAGCTCCTCACCTCGAAGAAGGAGCGTGAGGTCATCATGGAGCAGGCGCGCGAGGTCACGAAGTTCGAGCGCATCGCGTTCCCGATCGTCTCCACCATCTTCATCAGTCTGCTGCTCCCGTCCATCACGGCACTGCTCGGCATGCTCATGCTCGGCAACCTCTTCCGTGAGAGCGGTGTGACGGATCGTCTCTCCGATACGGCGCAGAACGCGCTCATCAACACGGTCACGATCTTCCTCGCGCTTGGCACGGGTCTCACAATGAGTGCGGAGAGCTTCCTCGTCAAGGAGACCATTCTCATCATCTGCCTCGGCCTCGTCGCGTTCATCTTTGGCACGGCTGCGGGCGTCGTCCTCGGCAAGATCATGTGCCGCGCGACGGGCTGGAAGGTCAACCCGCTCATCGGCTCTGCGGGCGTCTCCGCCGTTCCGATGGCGGCGCGCGTCAGCCAGATCGTCGGCATCAAGGCAAAGCCGGGCAACTACCTCCTCATGCACGCCATGGGACCGAACGTCGCCGGTGTTATCGGCACGGCGGTCGCGGCAGGTACGATGCTCGCAATGCTGATGTAA
- the cobI gene encoding precorrin-2 C(20)-methyltransferase, which yields MRGTFYGIGVGPGDPELLTVKAIKAIEAADVLIAPKTEKKEGSVALEIARPYLKEDIEIVYQVFPMVKDFADDTGAWEANKAEILALLNAGRNVAFLTLGDPMFYSTYIYVFRLLEHEDVDIVTIPGIPAFAAIGSRVGRPIVEGNDILAIIPGTADAQRLEEVMAVASSAVVMKVYHNSAEIIDLLRRNNMTKEAVLVSRVGLDDERIIHDLEAHADEKLNYLSTILTRRS from the coding sequence ATGCGCGGAACATTTTACGGCATCGGCGTCGGCCCCGGCGACCCCGAACTGCTCACTGTCAAGGCAATCAAGGCAATCGAGGCGGCGGACGTCCTCATCGCCCCCAAGACCGAGAAGAAGGAGGGCAGCGTCGCCCTCGAGATCGCACGTCCCTACCTCAAAGAGGACATCGAGATCGTCTACCAAGTGTTTCCAATGGTCAAGGACTTCGCAGACGACACGGGCGCATGGGAGGCGAACAAGGCGGAGATTCTCGCCCTGCTGAACGCGGGCAGGAACGTCGCCTTCCTCACACTCGGCGACCCCATGTTTTACAGCACCTACATCTATGTTTTCCGCCTTCTCGAGCATGAGGACGTGGACATCGTCACCATCCCCGGCATCCCCGCCTTTGCCGCCATCGGCAGCCGCGTCGGCAGACCAATTGTGGAGGGCAACGACATCCTCGCCATCATCCCGGGCACGGCGGATGCGCAGCGTCTCGAGGAGGTTATGGCGGTCGCGAGCAGTGCCGTCGTCATGAAGGTCTACCACAACTCCGCAGAGATCATCGACCTCCTGCGCCGCAACAACATGACGAAGGAGGCGGTGCTGGTCAGCCGCGTCGGACTCGACGACGAGCGCATCATCCACGACCTTGAGGCACACGCCGATGAGAAGCTGAACTACCTCTCGACCATCCTCACGCGGAGGAGCTGA
- a CDS encoding ABC transporter substrate-binding protein, with translation MRKAWAAALLTALSLVLTACGAPAAEQSAQGSYATITDDNGRTVNFDKKPERIVVTSASFLEPLYAVGGTVVGRPESKSKIPPEAKDVARIGRVYQIDAEKILELKPDLVILNKGMNEKLVETLAANYVKTLVLDMKTYDDVKREIGIFAALTGETAKGEELTAKMDADIAAVRASIPSDKKRIAIIHSTGQGLSVQLDGSIAGSIANMLGWENTASGMTALDKNPDAAPYSMETLVAQNPDIIFVTSMGEEVEIRDSMEAMFAESPAWQSVAAIRDGRVYYLPQEMFLFSPGIEYPEAVKYMARLVYP, from the coding sequence ATGCGGAAAGCATGGGCAGCCGCCCTTCTCACGGCACTCTCCCTCGTCCTCACGGCATGTGGCGCACCTGCCGCAGAGCAGTCCGCGCAGGGCAGCTATGCGACGATCACGGATGATAATGGGCGCACGGTCAACTTCGACAAGAAGCCGGAGCGCATCGTCGTCACCTCCGCCTCCTTCCTCGAGCCACTCTATGCCGTCGGCGGCACGGTCGTCGGCCGCCCCGAGTCCAAGTCGAAAATCCCGCCCGAGGCGAAGGATGTCGCACGCATCGGGCGCGTCTACCAGATCGACGCGGAGAAGATCCTCGAGCTGAAACCTGACCTCGTCATCCTCAACAAGGGCATGAACGAAAAACTCGTCGAGACCCTTGCGGCAAACTACGTCAAGACGCTCGTCCTCGACATGAAGACCTACGATGACGTGAAGCGCGAGATCGGCATCTTTGCCGCGCTCACGGGCGAAACGGCAAAGGGGGAGGAGCTCACGGCAAAAATGGACGCGGACATCGCCGCCGTACGCGCCTCGATTCCCTCGGACAAGAAGCGCATCGCGATCATCCACAGCACGGGACAGGGACTCTCCGTCCAGCTCGACGGCAGCATCGCAGGCAGCATTGCAAACATGCTCGGCTGGGAGAATACGGCGAGCGGCATGACCGCCCTCGACAAGAACCCCGACGCCGCCCCCTACAGCATGGAGACGCTCGTCGCGCAGAACCCCGACATCATCTTCGTTACGAGCATGGGCGAGGAGGTGGAGATCCGCGATTCGATGGAGGCGATGTTCGCCGAGAGCCCCGCATGGCAGAGCGTTGCGGCGATCCGTGACGGGCGCGTCTACTACCTGCCGCAGGAGATGTTCCTGTTCAGCCCGGGCATCGAATACCCCGAGGCGGTCAAATATATGGCGAGGCTCGTCTATCCATGA
- a CDS encoding FecCD family ABC transporter permease, which translates to MKKRIALLVLFAALAVFSMMLSAAKGSVDIPLAEIIGILGGAQDTAHAQILWNIRLPRTIVAALVGINLSLSGAILQAILRNPLADPHIIGISSGAGLAGIFIMLMLPSAAWLITPAAFGGAMLAALLIYILAWRDGIRPTRIILAGVAVSAFLGAGISAMMILYSDRVHSALMWMVGGLSARSWPHVDLLLPYTIVAGLLALMAAQRLNILQLGDDMARGIGLAVERTRILLTAVAALLAASAVSVVGLLGFVGLIVPHAARLMIGADYRFLLPAAALLGIAVVTLSDTAARLLFAPLELPVGIIMAVVGAPFFLYLLRRQL; encoded by the coding sequence ATGAAAAAGCGGATAGCACTGCTCGTCCTCTTTGCTGCTCTCGCGGTATTCTCGATGATGCTCTCGGCGGCAAAGGGCTCGGTTGACATCCCGCTTGCGGAGATCATTGGCATCCTTGGCGGGGCGCAGGACACGGCGCACGCGCAGATCCTCTGGAACATCCGTCTGCCGCGCACGATTGTCGCCGCGCTCGTCGGGATCAACCTCTCCCTCTCGGGCGCAATCCTGCAGGCGATCCTGCGCAACCCGCTCGCCGACCCGCATATCATCGGTATCTCCTCGGGCGCGGGACTTGCGGGCATCTTCATCATGCTCATGCTGCCGAGCGCGGCGTGGCTCATCACGCCCGCCGCGTTCGGCGGGGCGATGCTCGCCGCGCTGCTCATCTACATCCTCGCGTGGCGTGACGGCATCCGCCCGACGCGCATCATCCTCGCGGGCGTCGCGGTGTCGGCATTCCTCGGCGCGGGCATCTCCGCAATGATGATCCTCTACAGCGACCGCGTGCACAGCGCGCTGATGTGGATGGTCGGCGGACTCTCTGCGCGCAGCTGGCCGCATGTGGATCTGTTGCTGCCCTATACGATTGTTGCAGGTCTGCTCGCACTGATGGCGGCACAGCGGCTCAACATCCTACAGCTCGGTGACGACATGGCGCGCGGCATCGGACTCGCCGTCGAGCGCACGCGCATCCTCCTCACGGCGGTTGCCGCGCTCCTCGCCGCGAGCGCCGTCTCCGTCGTGGGGCTGCTCGGCTTTGTCGGACTCATCGTCCCGCACGCCGCACGCCTCATGATCGGCGCGGACTACCGCTTCCTCCTGCCGGCGGCGGCGCTCCTCGGCATCGCCGTCGTCACGCTCAGCGACACGGCGGCACGGCTACTCTTTGCACCTCTTGAGCTGCCCGTCGGCATCATCATGGCGGTCGTCGGCGCACCATTCTTCCTCTATCTCCTCAGGAGGCAGCTATGA
- a CDS encoding ABC transporter ATP-binding protein, giving the protein MSAGMSTRNLCVKIAGKEILHGLNVDIKAGRRTAIIGPNGAGKTTLLRALAGLNRRYTGEIMLDGRALNSFSEKELARVRAILPQERAAAQGLTVEQLVTYGRFAHAGLLQTSASAEDREAIAWAMETAHVSAFAEREVHTLSGGERQRVFLAMALSQRPRLLLLDEPTTYLDVAHQLRVMEIISQLNRIHGMTILMVLHDMAHAMQYADDIVLVESGRVRATGTPAEVLTEERIADVFGVEVEIFTNSRGTRVPSPVALVGE; this is encoded by the coding sequence ATGAGTGCCGGGATGAGCACCCGCAATCTGTGCGTGAAGATTGCGGGCAAGGAAATCCTGCACGGTCTGAACGTAGACATCAAGGCGGGGCGGCGCACAGCCATCATCGGCCCGAACGGTGCGGGCAAGACCACCCTCCTGCGCGCACTTGCGGGACTGAATCGCCGCTATACGGGCGAGATTATGCTCGACGGGCGTGCACTGAATAGTTTTTCGGAAAAGGAGCTCGCACGCGTGCGCGCCATCCTGCCGCAGGAGCGCGCGGCGGCGCAGGGGCTGACCGTGGAGCAGCTTGTGACATACGGACGCTTTGCCCATGCAGGGCTGCTTCAGACGAGTGCAAGTGCGGAGGATCGCGAGGCAATCGCGTGGGCGATGGAGACCGCGCACGTCTCCGCGTTTGCAGAGCGCGAGGTGCATACCCTTTCGGGCGGCGAGCGGCAGCGCGTCTTTCTCGCCATGGCGCTCAGCCAGCGCCCGCGCCTCCTCCTGCTCGACGAGCCGACCACCTACCTCGACGTCGCGCATCAGCTGCGCGTCATGGAGATCATCTCACAGCTCAACCGTATACATGGCATGACCATCCTTATGGTGCTGCACGACATGGCGCACGCCATGCAATACGCCGACGACATCGTCCTCGTAGAGAGCGGGCGCGTCCGTGCGACGGGGACACCCGCCGAAGTGCTCACCGAGGAACGCATCGCCGATGTGTTCGGGGTAGAGGTCGAGATCTTTACCAACAGCCGCGGCACCCGCGTCCCCTCGCCTGTTGCACTTGTGGGGGAGTAG
- a CDS encoding type II toxin-antitoxin system RelB/DinJ family antitoxin has protein sequence MAQASVSIRMDADLKRQFDEFCSEIGMTMTTAFCVFAKTAVRERKIPFEISAERSDPFYSPENMERLRASIAQMEATGGTVHEVDHNS, from the coding sequence ATGGCACAGGCAAGTGTGAGCATTCGTATGGATGCAGACCTCAAGCGACAGTTCGACGAATTCTGCTCCGAGATCGGGATGACGATGACGACAGCGTTCTGCGTTTTTGCAAAGACGGCAGTGCGCGAGCGTAAGATCCCGTTCGAGATCTCGGCAGAGCGCAGCGATCCGTTCTATAGTCCCGAGAATATGGAACGCCTGAGGGCGTCCATTGCGCAGATGGAAGCAACGGGCGGCACAGTGCATGAGGTTGATCATAATAGTTAA
- a CDS encoding porin, which produces MKKTLVSALATALVVGAASTTFAAANPFSDVPRDHWAYDAVTQLAADGIVEGYGDGTYRGDRNITRYEMAQMVAKAMAKENMPVSDRALVDRLAAEFADELNNLGVRVSNLEKHADMVQWKGKLEYTYTSERHEGEKRENKDNVVFRLEPSAEVNNHWHVNARLDASTSMKHDDAGKDKGDTNGSVTLKRAWAQGDYDNFTVKLGKMELTSDEGYQAPGAIVLDREFSGAEVSFGNAVKATIQAGRAKFDDVSDTPNYQGVGLHYENGGLVVGASYHRLGSDDLSDPTGEDRPALKTDKKQANVWEINGGYHFDKNVALTGAYAYNSDASKSKKSGQVSLEYKGADAADKGSWGAYLSYRHLGGASYAPTDDGALYGTKGIELGTSYTMWKNVILSAKYFKGKTIEKSADDKVSKLFGRVEFQF; this is translated from the coding sequence ATGAAGAAGACTCTCGTATCCGCACTTGCAACGGCTCTCGTTGTCGGTGCAGCAAGCACGACGTTCGCTGCGGCGAACCCGTTCTCCGATGTGCCCCGTGATCACTGGGCATATGATGCTGTGACGCAGCTCGCTGCTGATGGCATCGTTGAGGGCTATGGCGACGGCACCTATCGCGGCGACCGCAACATCACACGTTATGAGATGGCGCAGATGGTTGCAAAGGCAATGGCGAAGGAAAACATGCCCGTTTCGGATCGTGCGCTCGTCGACCGCCTCGCTGCTGAGTTCGCTGATGAGCTCAACAACCTCGGTGTTCGCGTCTCGAACCTCGAGAAGCATGCCGATATGGTGCAGTGGAAGGGCAAACTCGAGTACACCTACACGAGCGAGCGCCATGAGGGTGAGAAGCGCGAGAACAAGGACAATGTTGTCTTCCGTCTCGAGCCGAGCGCAGAGGTCAACAACCATTGGCATGTGAACGCACGTCTCGATGCTTCGACGAGCATGAAGCATGACGACGCAGGCAAGGACAAGGGTGACACGAATGGCTCTGTCACGCTCAAGCGTGCATGGGCACAGGGTGACTATGACAACTTCACGGTGAAGCTCGGCAAGATGGAGCTTACCTCCGATGAGGGCTATCAGGCTCCGGGCGCGATCGTCCTCGATCGTGAGTTCTCGGGCGCAGAGGTCAGCTTTGGCAATGCCGTTAAGGCAACGATTCAGGCTGGTCGTGCAAAGTTTGACGATGTAAGCGATACGCCGAACTATCAGGGTGTCGGTCTCCACTATGAGAACGGCGGTCTTGTGGTCGGCGCAAGCTATCATCGCCTCGGTTCAGATGACCTTTCCGATCCTACGGGTGAAGATCGTCCTGCGCTGAAGACCGACAAGAAGCAGGCAAACGTTTGGGAGATCAATGGCGGCTATCACTTCGATAAGAATGTTGCTCTGACGGGTGCGTATGCTTACAATAGCGATGCCTCAAAGTCCAAGAAATCCGGTCAGGTCTCGCTCGAGTATAAGGGTGCAGATGCTGCGGACAAGGGTTCGTGGGGCGCATACCTTTCCTATCGTCACCTCGGTGGTGCATCCTATGCTCCGACGGATGATGGCGCACTCTATGGCACGAAGGGCATCGAGCTCGGCACGAGCTACACGATGTGGAAGAATGTCATTCTGTCCGCGAAGTACTTCAAGGGTAAGACCATCGAGAAGTCTGCGGACGACAAGGTCTCCAAGCTCTTCGGTCGCGTTGAGTTCCAGTTCTAA
- a CDS encoding YjfB family protein: MDYMDVAQMSVSMHQAQASQQLGIAVAKLAMDSGKDALELIEETTASLDPNLGNSVDIYA, encoded by the coding sequence ATGGACTATATGGATGTTGCACAGATGTCTGTTAGTATGCACCAGGCACAGGCATCACAGCAGCTCGGCATCGCCGTCGCAAAGCTCGCGATGGACTCCGGCAAGGACGCCCTCGAACTCATCGAGGAGACCACCGCCAGTCTCGACCCGAACCTCGGAAACAGCGTCGATATTTACGCGTGA
- the fliD gene encoding flagellar filament capping protein FliD, protein MATISQMTGAARTIYSSLYANNSRMDATAALFGDQQTRKRGSSLYSAQYRGRESSAQELRSIMDIANQAASLRKTYAETSSKFYAEYDSNMKDLRKAAGKVSGTDFQLDKSDIKTNADGSKTYSDRLKNAISNVKDLVNEYNETSDFLRENKSLGKGVQQLTTEFSDTTYKTDSYAKMGITVDAKTGKMSVNESRLARALTDSPAQSEAILGKGGLAGRADRHAQYAQMSRSHVIPSMEQAIGSQLNYAANMLNGRSLPTMQRYSNILNLFSIYV, encoded by the coding sequence ATGGCAACCATATCGCAGATGACCGGCGCAGCCCGTACCATCTACAGTTCGCTCTACGCAAACAACTCGCGCATGGACGCAACCGCTGCACTCTTTGGCGATCAGCAGACACGCAAACGCGGATCGAGCCTCTACTCCGCGCAGTATCGCGGCAGAGAGTCAAGCGCGCAAGAACTGCGCTCCATCATGGACATCGCGAATCAGGCGGCAAGCCTTCGCAAGACCTATGCCGAGACCAGCTCCAAGTTCTACGCCGAGTATGACTCGAACATGAAGGATCTCCGCAAAGCGGCCGGCAAAGTCAGCGGCACGGACTTCCAGCTGGACAAGTCCGACATCAAGACCAACGCCGACGGCTCGAAGACCTACAGCGACCGCCTCAAGAACGCCATCAGCAACGTCAAGGATCTCGTCAATGAGTACAACGAGACCAGCGACTTCCTGCGCGAGAACAAGAGCCTCGGTAAGGGCGTGCAGCAGCTCACAACGGAGTTCTCCGACACCACCTACAAAACCGATTCCTATGCCAAGATGGGCATCACCGTCGATGCCAAGACAGGCAAGATGAGCGTGAACGAGAGCCGCCTTGCTCGTGCCCTCACCGACTCCCCTGCACAGTCCGAGGCAATCCTCGGCAAGGGAGGCCTTGCAGGACGCGCCGACCGCCACGCACAGTATGCGCAGATGTCCCGCAGCCACGTCATACCCTCGATGGAGCAGGCGATCGGCAGCCAACTGAACTACGCAGCGAACATGCTCAACGGCAGATCCCTGCCCACCATGCAGCGTTACTCGAACATACTGAACCTCTTCAGTATCTACGTCTAA
- the mtaB gene encoding tRNA (N(6)-L-threonylcarbamoyladenosine(37)-C(2))-methylthiotransferase MtaB — protein sequence MRAAFMTLGCKVNQFETETMEGLFRARGYEVVPFEERAEVYVINTCSVTHLSDRKSRQLIRRAARTNPAACIAVTGCYAQVAPEEIRALEGVRVVIGTKERARIVDYVEEALRADTGAIGTITDIMQARVFEDIPLHSMPHRTRAFLKIEDGCQNFCTFCIIPYARGPVKSRKLSAVAREMRLLTGAGFREVVLTGIHLGAYGIDLAGHPTLADACRTVLAEEGLRRLRLGSLESVELSADLLELMRTEPRFAAHLHLPLQAGSDNVLRAMNRHYDTAAFARLLEEVRAAVPGVAISTDIIVGFPGETEADFAAGLDFVRQMGFARMHVFPYSPRTGTPAARRSDQVPPMVRKERAARMQALADALAEEYHRAALGSDVDVLFETSEDGVTDGLTETYIRVYTDAPVTRGEIAPVRLTHLYRDGVWGELVSK from the coding sequence TTGAGGGCTGCATTTATGACGCTCGGCTGCAAGGTGAATCAGTTCGAGACGGAGACGATGGAGGGGCTGTTCCGTGCGCGCGGCTATGAGGTCGTGCCGTTCGAGGAGCGGGCGGAGGTCTATGTCATCAATACGTGCTCGGTGACGCATCTGAGCGACCGCAAGTCGCGCCAGCTGATCCGCCGCGCAGCGCGCACGAATCCCGCCGCCTGCATTGCGGTGACGGGCTGCTATGCGCAGGTCGCACCCGAGGAGATTCGCGCGCTCGAGGGGGTGCGCGTGGTGATCGGGACGAAGGAGCGCGCGCGCATCGTGGACTATGTGGAGGAGGCGCTGCGCGCGGATACAGGCGCAATCGGGACGATCACGGATATCATGCAGGCGCGCGTCTTCGAGGACATCCCGCTGCACTCCATGCCGCACCGCACGCGCGCGTTTCTGAAGATCGAGGATGGCTGCCAGAATTTCTGCACGTTCTGCATCATTCCCTATGCGCGCGGCCCCGTGAAGTCACGCAAACTCTCGGCGGTGGCGCGCGAGATGCGCCTCTTGACGGGGGCGGGCTTTCGCGAGGTGGTACTGACGGGGATTCACCTCGGTGCATATGGGATTGATCTCGCGGGGCATCCGACGCTCGCGGATGCGTGCCGCACGGTGCTCGCGGAGGAGGGGCTGCGGCGCCTGCGTCTCGGCTCGCTCGAGTCGGTGGAGTTGTCGGCGGATCTGCTCGAGCTCATGCGCACGGAGCCGCGCTTTGCCGCGCATCTGCATCTGCCGTTGCAGGCGGGGAGCGATAACGTGCTGCGCGCGATGAACCGTCACTATGATACGGCGGCGTTTGCCCGCCTCTTGGAGGAGGTGCGGGCGGCGGTGCCGGGCGTTGCAATCTCGACGGATATCATTGTGGGGTTCCCGGGTGAGACGGAGGCGGATTTCGCAGCTGGCTTGGACTTCGTGCGTCAGATGGGCTTTGCGCGGATGCACGTCTTCCCGTACTCGCCGCGAACGGGAACACCTGCGGCGCGGCGTTCGGATCAGGTGCCGCCGATGGTGCGCAAGGAGCGTGCGGCGCGGATGCAGGCGCTCGCGGATGCGCTGGCGGAGGAATATCACCGCGCGGCGCTCGGCTCGGATGTGGATGTGCTCTTTGAGACGTCGGAGGACGGCGTGACGGACGGGCTGACGGAGACGTATATCCGCGTCTATACGGATGCGCCCGTCACGCGCGGGGAGATTGCGCCCGTGCGCCTCACGCATCTCTATCGCGATGGCGTGTGGGGGGAGCTTGTTTCGAAATAA